In a genomic window of Leishmania mexicana MHOM/GT/2001/U1103 complete genome, chromosome 30:
- a CDS encoding putative calpain-like protein: MSGTKAAITESSASLAADSVVPEERPETRQYGLTDNLHISPANRMAAEKLVAFVCAVSDPEVLHVIYDYLEEHQKAVPRYRLATKACRELLERKEEMLTACLSTSGGAHELKQPSVAGTRRSRSVSVPQLVDSPEKKAETARAGKGLTEAQRLLQQIAETDGCDKGDDDDADMDEFDDLNYFSAPYTPSSRFSFGQPSVSGLVTRVFSEGMLYKIKTPKGEYHFYNDTLQEVMVVRVQCHLRGNEKINERAMLSSVAGTGETEITIAVLPEETNFFMSGVAHMPHFMAKRVPVPCDYVSPSVTQSLRKISAGINAVRKALGKWSRASDQQAYLKCCLQNNLRFTDLNFRPSSESLCRPEFDAVVIPAVTWRRPEEYIYLAEVSQTRLFRGEISCFLVKQGELSNHTVVAAMAAVAQFPDHVRWMFRHPVSAHVGKRERSQGCYRVTLLHNGWWHTYLVDDYVPASLRGPLFASCAEDPRRLWVQLLEKAYAKSLGSYAATCLVDAMEALGDFTGFPVRFLDSLWAAAAQNPRDDAFRSLFRYLERSVRAGCTVLLFSPAPTDEQSSATVDMSRKRSSRIMPVKGAVPQFLPGHIYFLRDVAFYKELDLRMVQLKNPWTWETKNKIHYEKKWKYTTWYDQPDPSLSAIASTTASLHGQVSSRVLASHALNPRAGAALSPEAVALNERKGTMWVEWGEALAAFAGGGVCYTMWDRHRYQVRNAFVEGRPRLVLELRARRAVELLVTLSLETVSETLDNFGTVVAARPIPLHGTALSVVHRQANQSAKVVRESCDDIESVTGCRTYVVARDVSIKVVVDPSTSSNGASVLVVPLLDPTAVSAAAVGASSGSSSNAASTAAAAEVRFVVSIVSDAVAGDGEDLSIHFVSLRRSCGVFTDSTAAFPLEGSSRMTAQYQVCTKEGVATCEGSRISGNETKSM, encoded by the coding sequence ATGAGCGGGACCAAGGCAGCCATCACGGAGTCCTCAGCGAGTCTGGCGGCAGACTCGGTTGTGCCAGAGGAGCGACCCGAGACGCGGCAGTACGGTCTCACCGACAACCTGCACATCTCACCGGCGAACCGCATGGCCGCAGAGAAGCTTGTGGCCTTTGTGTGCGCCGTCTCTGATCCGGAAGTGCTGCACGTTATCTACGACTACCTCGAGGAGCATCAGAAAGCGGTGCCGCGGTACCGCCTCGCGACGAAGGCGTGCCGTGAGCTTTTGGAGCGCAAAGAAGAGATGCTGACGGCTTGCTTGtccaccagcggcggtgctcacGAGTTAAAACAGCCCAGCGTGGCTGGGACCCGTCGCTCTCGTAGTGTTTCGGTGCCACAGCTCGTGGACTCGCCAGAGAAGAAGGCGGAAACAGCGAGGGCAGGGAAAGGCctgacggaggcgcagcgcctcttgcAGCAGATTGCGGAGACGGACGGCTGCGACAAGGGGGACGACGATGATGCCGATATGGATGAGTTTGATGACCTCAATTACTTCTCGGCGCCCTACACCCCATCCAGCCGCTTCAGCTTTGGACAGCCGAGCGTCTCCGGTCTCGTCACTCGGGTCTTTTCGGAGGGTATGCTGTACAAGATCAAGACCCCAAAAGGCGAGTACCACTTCTACAACGATACCCTGCaggaggtgatggtggtgcgcgtgcagtGCCATCTGCGCGGCAACGAAAAGATCAACGAGCGCGCCATGCTCTCGTCCGTCGCGGGTACCGGCGAGACGGAGATTACGATTGCCGTCTTGCCGGAGGAGACGAACTTTTTCATGAGTGGGGTGGCACATATGCCGCACTTCATGGCAAAGCGAGTGCCGGTTCCGTGCGACTACGTCTCTCCGTCGGTGACGCAGTCGCTGCGCAAGATCAGCGCCGGTATCAACGCTGTGCGCAAGGCGCTTGGCAAGTGGAGCCGAGCCTCGGACCAGCAGGCGTACCTGAAGTGCTGCCTCCAGAACAACCTCCGCTTCACGGACCTCAACTTCCGCCCGAGTTCGGAGAGCCTGTGTCGCCCTGAGTTCGACGCGGTCGTCATACCGGCCGTCacatggcggcggccggAGGAGTACATCTACCTCGCCGAGGTGTCGCAGACGCGTCTATTCCGCGGTGAGATCTCGTGCTTCCTGGTGAAGCAGGGTGAGCTGAGCAACCACACGGTGGTggctgcgatggcggcggtggcgcagttCCCGGACCATGTGCGGTGGATGTTCCGCCACCCCGTGAGCGCGCACGTGggcaagagggagaggtcTCAGGGCTGCTACCGagtgacgctgctgcacaatGGGTGGTGGCACACGTACCTTGTCGACGACTACGTGCCTGCGTCGCTGAGAGGACCGCTGTTTGCGAGCTGTGCCGAGGACCCGCGCCGACTGtgggtgcagctgctcgaaAAGGCGTATGCCAAGTCGCTTGGCTCATACGCGGCGACGTGCCTCGTCGACGCCATGGAGGCCCTCGGCGACTTCACTGGATTCCCTGTACGCTTTCTCGACTCCTTGtgggcggccgccgcgcagaACCCGAGGGACGACGCGTTCCGGTCGCTCTTTCGCTACCTCGAGCGGAGTGTACGGGCCGGCTGCACGGTactcctcttctccccggCCCCCACCGACGAGCAGTCGAGTGCGACCGTGGACATGTCCCGCAAGCGCTCCTCGCGTATCATGCCGGTGAAAGGCGCGGTGCCGCAGTTCCTGCCCGGCCACATCTACTTCCTGCGCGACGTCGCCTTCTACAAGGAGCTGGATCTGCGCATGGTGCAGCTGAAGAACCCGTGGACGTGGGAGACGAAAAACAAGATCCACTACGAGAAGAAGTGGAAGTACACAACGTGGTACGACCAGCCCGACCCTAGCCTCAGTGCCATTGCGTCCACCACGGCGAGCCTGCACGGGCAGGTGTCCTCCCGCGTTCTGGCCTCGCACGCGCTCAACCCCAGAGCCGGCGCGGCGTTGTCACCGGAGGCGGTCGCTCTAAACGAACGCAAGGGCACGATGTgggtggagtggggggaggcgctggcagcatttgcaggcggcggcgtgtgctACACCATGTGGGACCGACACCGGTACCAGGTGCGGAATGCCTTTGTGGAGGGCCGACCGCGGCTGGTCCTTGAGCTCAGGGCGCGGcgcgcggtggagctgctcgtgACACTTTCGCTGGAGACGGTGAGCGAGACGCTCGACAACTTTggcaccgtcgtcgcggccCGTCCCATCCCGCTTCACGGCACAGCCCTCTCGGTGGTGCACCGACAGGCGAATCAGTCGGCGAAGGTGGTTCGCGAGTCCTGTGACGATATCGAGAGCGTGACAGGCTGCCGAACGTACGTCGTGGCCCGTGATGTGTCCATAAAGGTGGTCGTCGATccgagcacgagcagcaacggcgcctCCGTATTGGTTGTCCCTCTGCTAGATCCAACCGCAGttagcgctgccgccgttggcGCGAGTAGTGGATCCTCCTCGAACGCAGCCTCgacagccgctgcggccgagGTGCGCTTTGTCGTGTCCATCGTCAGCGATGCCGTTGCGGGAGATGGGGAGGATTTGTCCATTCACTTTGTGTccctgcggcgcagctgcggcgtctTCACAGACTCTACCGCGGCGTTCCCGCTGGAGGGCTCCTCGCGCATGACAGCACAGTACCAAGTGTGCACCAAGGAAGGCGTTGCGACGTGCGAGGGGTCTCGCATCTCTGGCAACGAAACGAAGAGTATGTGA